In Zunongwangia profunda SM-A87, the following proteins share a genomic window:
- a CDS encoding cold-shock protein — MADTFSKRQKEKKKLLKKKLKAQRREERKQENDKGKSFEDMIAYVDANGNLTDTPPDEQHKVEVSAEDIDLNYQRETKTDTRDTGVVISFFENKGFGFIKDDISGDNIFVHHQDSVKPLSERMKVSYRKERSPKGFQATSVEVLD; from the coding sequence ATGGCAGACACTTTTTCTAAAAGACAAAAAGAAAAAAAGAAATTATTAAAAAAGAAATTAAAAGCACAACGCAGAGAAGAGCGCAAACAGGAAAATGATAAGGGTAAAAGCTTTGAAGATATGATTGCGTATGTTGATGCGAATGGAAACCTTACGGATACGCCGCCGGACGAGCAGCACAAAGTTGAGGTTAGTGCAGAGGATATTGATCTGAATTATCAAAGAGAGACTAAAACAGATACAAGGGATACCGGAGTGGTAATCTCGTTTTTTGAAAATAAAGGCTTTGGTTTTATAAAGGATGATATTTCTGGGGATAATATTTTTGTACATCATCAGGATTCCGTTAAACCTTTATCAGAACGAATGAAAGTGAGTTATAGAAAAGAACGTTCTCCAAAGGGATTTCAGGCTACTTCAGTAGAAGTTTTAGACTAA
- a CDS encoding RsmB/NOP family class I SAM-dependent RNA methyltransferase: protein MRLHRNLVFATVDALLEIFNEGQYADKVIEKTLKRDKRWGARDRSFIAETTYDIVRWKRLYAEIAEVKEPFSRENAFRLFAVWATLRGIALPDWKQIEETPTRRIKGRFDALSKIRKFRESIPDWLDELGVAELGEDIWEKEIGALNKQAPVIIRVNTLKTDIQTLQQKLKDEGFETINLKDYPYALQLVERANIFKTESFQNGLFEVQDASSQLVADFLDVKPGDRVVDTCAGAGGKSLHLAALMENKGQVIALDIYGNKLKELKRRAKRAGAHNIETRVIDNNKAIKKLHGKADKVLIDAPCSGLGVLSRNPDAKWKLEPEFLDRIRKTQQEIIRQYCKIVKKEGKMVYATCSVLPSENQLQVKDFLASEEGKDFKLIEDRKILSSETGYDGFYMALLEKSDSKTSEQV from the coding sequence ATGCGTTTACACAGAAATTTAGTTTTTGCAACAGTTGATGCCCTTTTAGAAATTTTTAATGAGGGGCAATATGCCGATAAAGTAATCGAGAAAACCCTAAAACGAGATAAACGTTGGGGTGCTCGCGATCGCAGTTTTATTGCTGAAACCACCTATGATATTGTTAGATGGAAGCGATTATACGCCGAAATTGCTGAAGTAAAAGAACCTTTTTCAAGAGAAAATGCCTTTAGATTGTTTGCTGTTTGGGCCACATTAAGGGGTATTGCTTTACCCGATTGGAAACAAATTGAAGAAACCCCAACTCGGCGAATTAAAGGCCGTTTTGATGCACTTAGTAAAATCAGAAAGTTTAGGGAATCAATCCCGGATTGGTTAGACGAACTTGGTGTAGCAGAACTTGGTGAAGACATCTGGGAAAAAGAAATTGGTGCCTTAAACAAACAGGCTCCGGTTATTATTCGTGTAAATACGCTTAAAACCGATATCCAAACGCTACAACAAAAACTAAAGGATGAAGGTTTTGAAACCATAAATCTTAAGGATTATCCTTACGCATTACAACTGGTAGAACGTGCTAATATTTTTAAAACAGAAAGTTTTCAAAATGGATTATTTGAAGTTCAGGATGCGTCTTCGCAGCTTGTAGCCGATTTTCTTGATGTTAAGCCTGGTGATCGAGTGGTGGATACCTGCGCTGGGGCTGGTGGCAAATCCTTACACCTTGCCGCTTTAATGGAAAATAAAGGACAGGTAATCGCTTTAGATATCTACGGGAATAAATTAAAAGAACTAAAACGTCGTGCCAAGCGTGCCGGTGCCCACAACATCGAAACTCGTGTAATCGATAATAACAAGGCCATAAAAAAATTACACGGTAAAGCCGATAAAGTTTTGATTGATGCACCTTGTAGCGGATTGGGAGTTTTAAGCCGTAATCCAGATGCAAAATGGAAGTTGGAACCAGAATTCTTAGACCGAATTCGAAAAACACAACAGGAAATTATACGGCAGTATTGCAAAATCGTCAAAAAAGAAGGTAAAATGGTTTATGCTACCTGTTCTGTCTTACCTTCAGAAAATCAATTGCAGGTAAAAGACTTTTTAGCTTCAGAAGAAGGAAAAGATTTTAAATTAATTGAAGATCGCAAAATCCTATCTTCAGAAACTGGTTATGACGGATTTTATATGGCATTGCTGGAAAAATCGGATTCAAAAACATCGGAACAAGTCTAA
- a CDS encoding FKBP-type peptidyl-prolyl cis-trans isomerase, which translates to MKTFYFVLLSLFLISCGNDDEPQIKDYREINDQEIQNYLEANNIEAQKSESGLYYIIEEEGTGAQPTAKSRVTVAYKGYFLKGNVFDRSNASGATFGLQQVIPGWTEGIPYFKEGGSGQLFIPSHLAYGSYNYNGIPGGSVLIFDIELLDVAN; encoded by the coding sequence ATGAAAACTTTTTATTTTGTTCTATTAAGCCTTTTTTTAATTTCCTGCGGAAATGACGATGAACCACAAATTAAAGATTACCGGGAGATCAATGATCAGGAAATTCAAAACTATTTAGAAGCCAATAATATAGAGGCACAAAAATCGGAGTCCGGTTTATATTATATTATTGAGGAAGAAGGTACGGGCGCTCAGCCTACAGCCAAAAGTAGAGTAACCGTAGCCTATAAAGGATATTTTTTAAAAGGTAATGTTTTTGATCGAAGTAATGCTTCGGGCGCTACCTTTGGTTTACAACAAGTCATCCCGGGATGGACAGAAGGGATACCTTATTTTAAAGAAGGGGGCAGTGGCCAACTGTTTATTCCTTCTCATCTTGCCTATGGTTCTTACAATTACAACGGCATCCCCGGAGGATCGGTTTTAATTTTTGATATCGAACTGCTGGATGTAGCCAATTAG
- a CDS encoding response regulator — MILLIEDDMVLRENTAEILELQDYEVITAPNGKIGIEKAIEHIPDIIICDIMMPEVDGYGVLQSLSSNTKTHHIPFIFLSAKTEHKEIRMGMNMGADDYLTKPFDENELVEVIETRLKKANLVSQVFVAESSKKDPAEGDIRNLNELKNFFDDEGEVEEFKAKDSIFEVGDHSNYVYLILEGTIKTFQRDEEGKELVTGLYKPDDFLGFTSLAENYPHQESAVAVKDTKLVKILKYKLKEILEQNRNVSLELINMLTDNLSVIKQQLLIMAYSTVRKKTAQTILQFAEILGKKSQEDIRITRSDLASVAGIAIETLIRTLSAFKKEGLIEIEGRVIRVLDLHRLELVD; from the coding sequence ATGATACTTCTTATAGAAGATGATATGGTGTTACGTGAGAATACCGCTGAAATTTTAGAATTACAGGACTACGAAGTCATTACTGCACCAAACGGTAAAATAGGAATTGAAAAGGCCATAGAGCATATTCCTGATATTATTATTTGTGATATTATGATGCCAGAGGTAGATGGTTATGGTGTATTGCAAAGTTTATCCTCTAATACCAAAACGCATCATATTCCTTTTATATTTCTTTCCGCGAAAACAGAGCATAAGGAAATAAGAATGGGAATGAATATGGGAGCAGACGATTATCTTACCAAACCTTTTGATGAGAATGAACTGGTTGAGGTGATAGAAACCAGATTGAAAAAGGCCAATTTGGTATCTCAGGTTTTTGTTGCAGAGTCTTCTAAAAAAGATCCTGCCGAAGGCGATATTCGTAATTTAAACGAACTGAAGAATTTCTTTGATGATGAGGGGGAAGTTGAAGAATTCAAAGCAAAGGATAGCATTTTTGAAGTGGGAGACCATTCCAATTACGTTTATCTTATACTGGAAGGAACCATAAAAACTTTTCAGAGGGACGAAGAGGGAAAAGAGCTGGTTACAGGATTATATAAACCGGATGATTTTCTGGGCTTTACCTCTTTAGCCGAGAATTACCCGCACCAGGAATCGGCTGTAGCTGTAAAAGACACTAAGCTTGTAAAGATTTTAAAATATAAGCTAAAAGAGATTTTAGAGCAAAATCGCAATGTGTCTTTGGAGTTAATAAATATGCTTACCGATAACTTATCGGTAATAAAACAGCAATTACTGATTATGGCTTATAGTACGGTACGAAAAAAGACCGCACAAACGATTCTTCAGTTTGCTGAAATTTTAGGCAAGAAATCACAAGAAGATATAAGAATTACCAGATCAGATTTAGCCAGTGTTGCCGGGATCGCTATTGAGACTTTAATAAGAACACTTTCTGCTTTTAAAAAAGAAGGCTTAATCGAGATTGAAGGTAGGGTTATTAGGGTTTTAGACCTTCATAGGTTAGAATTAGTAGACTAA
- a CDS encoding mechanosensitive ion channel family protein, which yields MAIFAQHNDIAMISPTLKRPLTIWIFLFLSLNLPVTLIKSNYYHLNAQESKPESSSWSEDPLGRQTPRGTASGFINAVADKNYQKAEAYLNFEAVENPEDHIAIVKTLESLLNQNGYLYPYSSISSDNTGKANDGLPPSIDRVGMLSINGEEMDLTVEKIEGNERAPIWLFSKNTVKLLQEIDIRSTNTSGTIEALLPSFLKRWSYGGAVIGHWIAMLLIGILSYLIAWAVVFITDKIIKVFWKSANEEPVSNILKAIAFPVQLFLAVWLLVYASNQLGISIVVRQKFSWLPVICSIIALSLILWRVTQFLTDFSQKKMNLRGNVSGVSVILFLNRAAKIAIVVFGIIAILDAVGVDVTTGLAALGIGGIALALGAQKTVENFVGSVTVIADQPVRVGDFCKVGNTIGTIENIGMRSTRIRTLNRTIVTIPNGQFSSSEIENYAHRDRFRFYHVFELRYETTPDQIRYLLVELRKILYAHPKVNPDPARVRFTTLAAHSINIEIFAFIMVPEYNDFLEVQEDILLRMMDVVETSGSGFAFPSQTVYLSRDKGLSKEKSEEAAKTVEDWKIKNDLQIPKFTSEKIEELKDSLTYPPAGTSHTSDN from the coding sequence ATGGCTATCTTTGCCCAGCACAATGACATTGCTATGATTAGTCCTACTTTAAAACGTCCATTGACGATTTGGATCTTTTTATTTTTAAGTCTGAATTTGCCAGTAACTTTAATTAAGAGTAACTATTATCACTTAAATGCACAGGAGAGTAAACCTGAATCCTCTTCCTGGTCTGAAGATCCTCTTGGAAGACAAACCCCACGTGGTACAGCCTCAGGTTTTATTAATGCTGTGGCCGATAAAAATTACCAAAAAGCAGAAGCCTATTTAAATTTTGAAGCTGTAGAAAATCCAGAGGATCACATAGCGATCGTTAAAACTTTAGAAAGTCTACTTAATCAAAATGGCTATTTATACCCTTATTCGTCCATTAGCAGCGATAACACAGGAAAAGCTAATGATGGCTTACCGCCTTCTATCGATCGCGTAGGAATGTTATCTATCAATGGAGAAGAAATGGATCTTACTGTAGAAAAGATTGAAGGAAACGAAAGAGCTCCTATTTGGTTATTTTCAAAAAACACCGTTAAACTTCTACAGGAAATTGACATACGTTCTACCAATACCTCGGGTACTATCGAAGCCTTATTACCAAGTTTCTTAAAGCGATGGAGTTATGGAGGTGCCGTGATTGGCCACTGGATTGCCATGCTCTTAATAGGTATTTTATCCTATCTCATCGCATGGGCAGTGGTATTTATAACCGATAAAATTATAAAGGTCTTCTGGAAATCGGCAAATGAAGAACCGGTTTCTAATATCCTCAAAGCGATTGCTTTCCCGGTACAACTTTTCTTAGCCGTATGGTTATTGGTGTATGCATCTAATCAACTGGGCATCTCTATCGTAGTACGGCAAAAATTTAGCTGGTTACCGGTGATATGCAGTATTATAGCCCTTTCACTTATACTTTGGCGGGTCACACAGTTTTTAACTGATTTTAGCCAAAAGAAAATGAATCTAAGAGGAAATGTATCTGGTGTTTCTGTGATCCTCTTTTTAAATAGGGCTGCAAAAATTGCAATCGTCGTTTTTGGTATCATTGCCATTTTAGATGCCGTTGGCGTAGATGTGACTACTGGACTTGCCGCTTTGGGTATTGGTGGTATTGCTTTAGCTTTGGGAGCACAAAAAACAGTTGAAAATTTTGTAGGTAGTGTAACGGTAATTGCAGATCAACCGGTAAGGGTTGGCGATTTTTGTAAAGTTGGGAATACTATAGGAACCATAGAAAATATTGGTATGCGATCTACACGAATTAGAACGTTAAACCGAACAATAGTTACCATTCCCAATGGACAGTTTTCTTCTAGTGAAATAGAAAATTATGCGCATCGCGACCGCTTTAGGTTTTATCATGTTTTTGAATTAAGATACGAAACTACTCCAGATCAAATACGCTATCTACTGGTAGAGCTTAGAAAGATACTTTATGCGCATCCAAAAGTAAATCCCGATCCTGCAAGAGTACGTTTTACCACTTTAGCAGCGCATTCTATCAATATTGAAATCTTTGCATTTATTATGGTGCCAGAATACAATGATTTTCTGGAGGTACAGGAAGATATCCTTCTTAGAATGATGGATGTTGTGGAAACCAGTGGCTCTGGTTTTGCTTTCCCGTCTCAAACGGTATACTTATCAAGGGACAAAGGTTTATCCAAAGAAAAATCAGAGGAAGCAGCGAAAACCGTAGAAGACTGGAAAATCAAAAATGATTTACAGATCCCTAAATTTACTTCAGAAAAAATAGAAGAGTTAAAAGATAGTCTTACTTATCCTCCTGCCGGGACTTCACATACCTCCGATAATTAA
- a CDS encoding carbon-nitrogen hydrolase — MSRTYYIAVIQLNLNDNATNNLAKCKDWVKKAAKEGAQVICLPELYSSHYFCQSEDVDNFALAEPLYSTSFSAFSSLAKELGVVIIVPFFEKRMAGIYHNSAYIIDNDGSEAGLYRKMHIPDDPHFYEKFYFTPGDLGFKTITTKVGQIGTLICWDQWYPEAARLTALQGAEVLFYPTAIGWHPSEKNKYGDHQYGAWMNVMKGHAVANGTYVAAANRIGLEKYVPNTDGIEFWGASFIAGPQGEILAQASHDKEEILIAEVDLDHQENVRQNWPFFRDRRIDFYGNITKRAIDK; from the coding sequence ATGAGTAGAACGTATTATATCGCGGTTATACAACTCAACCTTAACGACAATGCGACCAATAATCTTGCTAAATGTAAAGATTGGGTAAAAAAGGCTGCTAAAGAAGGGGCGCAGGTTATTTGCTTACCTGAACTATACAGCAGCCACTATTTTTGTCAAAGCGAAGATGTAGATAATTTTGCGCTGGCCGAGCCACTTTATAGCACCTCCTTTAGTGCTTTTAGTAGTTTAGCAAAAGAATTAGGGGTGGTTATTATCGTCCCGTTTTTTGAAAAAAGAATGGCCGGGATTTATCATAACAGCGCCTATATAATTGATAATGATGGATCTGAAGCCGGACTGTACAGGAAAATGCATATTCCCGATGATCCCCATTTTTACGAAAAATTCTATTTCACACCGGGAGATTTGGGCTTTAAAACAATAACTACAAAGGTTGGGCAAATAGGTACCTTAATTTGCTGGGATCAATGGTATCCCGAAGCTGCACGACTTACCGCTTTACAGGGCGCCGAAGTTCTCTTCTATCCAACAGCTATAGGCTGGCATCCTTCTGAAAAAAATAAATATGGCGATCATCAGTACGGAGCCTGGATGAATGTAATGAAAGGCCATGCAGTTGCTAACGGCACCTATGTTGCCGCCGCGAACCGGATTGGTCTGGAAAAATATGTCCCTAATACTGATGGTATTGAATTTTGGGGAGCTTCATTTATCGCTGGCCCACAAGGGGAAATCCTGGCACAAGCCTCTCACGATAAAGAAGAAATTTTAATTGCAGAAGTCGATTTGGATCATCAGGAAAACGTAAGACAAAACTGGCCATTTTTTCGAGACAGAAGAATTGACTTTTATGGCAATATCACCAAAAGAGCTATCGATAAATAA
- a CDS encoding lactonase family protein: MINRKLAVAIVIAGLSFTSCKNEKDENAEGDASENTENIPNMNTAFIGTYTKKEGHVDGKANGILTIQQNPETGKIRLGRTVAEVINPSFVKLTSDGKYLYAVSELGDKDAASGFIHSFQVKENDSLVEVDKVSTEAFAPCHIEIDKTNKFAFVSNYMGGVVVMYRIQQDGSLEKHQQLDMPNPKESHTHSVSISADNKHVYICDLGADKIWIYDFDAKGKTLEKNQQESVSLPEGSGPRHFTFSKDQKFAYSMNELNSTISIFKVEENGGLNLQNSVSSIPEDFTENNSGADIHISPSGDYLYASNRGHNTIAIFKIDKKSGGLENKGYASTNGKTPRNFAISEDGRYIYAANQDSGNIQAYKVNSATGELDAIGKPTAVPTPVCIEFLK, from the coding sequence ATGATCAATCGAAAATTGGCTGTAGCAATTGTAATTGCTGGTCTTTCGTTTACTAGTTGTAAAAATGAAAAGGACGAAAACGCTGAGGGGGATGCTTCAGAAAATACGGAAAATATACCAAATATGAATACCGCGTTTATAGGAACCTACACGAAGAAAGAAGGCCATGTTGATGGAAAAGCTAATGGAATTTTAACGATACAGCAGAATCCTGAAACCGGGAAAATTCGTTTAGGAAGAACAGTAGCAGAAGTGATTAATCCCTCATTTGTAAAACTTACCAGTGATGGTAAATATTTATATGCGGTAAGTGAATTAGGTGATAAAGATGCAGCATCTGGATTTATTCATAGTTTTCAGGTTAAAGAGAATGATAGTTTGGTAGAAGTAGACAAGGTATCTACAGAGGCTTTTGCTCCCTGTCATATCGAAATTGATAAGACGAATAAATTTGCTTTCGTATCTAATTACATGGGTGGAGTAGTCGTGATGTATCGCATACAACAGGATGGAAGTTTAGAAAAACACCAACAACTTGATATGCCAAATCCAAAGGAGTCGCATACCCATTCGGTTTCAATTTCTGCAGATAATAAACACGTTTATATTTGCGATCTGGGGGCAGATAAAATTTGGATTTATGATTTTGATGCTAAAGGAAAAACACTTGAGAAAAACCAGCAGGAATCGGTTTCTTTACCTGAAGGTTCCGGTCCAAGACATTTTACATTTAGTAAAGATCAGAAATTTGCATATAGTATGAATGAACTGAACAGTACGATAAGCATTTTTAAAGTAGAAGAAAATGGGGGACTAAATTTACAAAATTCCGTTTCCAGTATTCCTGAAGATTTTACAGAAAATAATAGTGGCGCTGATATTCATATTTCTCCTTCAGGAGATTATTTATATGCTTCCAACCGGGGTCACAATACTATTGCAATTTTCAAAATAGATAAGAAAAGTGGTGGGTTGGAAAACAAAGGCTATGCCAGTACCAATGGTAAAACACCACGTAATTTTGCAATTTCCGAAGACGGCAGATATATATATGCGGCAAACCAGGATTCAGGAAATATACAAGCTTATAAAGTAAATTCAGCAACCGGAGAGTTGGATGCTATTGGAAAACCCACCGCTGTACCCACCCCGGTATGTATTGAATTTTTAAAATAG
- a CDS encoding agmatine deiminase family protein: protein MEATRRFPAEWEKQKGILLCFPENGNDWPGKYHAIQWVFVEFIKKVAQYETVYLVVANNKLKEKVSDRLERAHVQLENIQFIIQKTNRSWMRDSGPIIVESADKTTEAINFNFNGWAKYKNYHLDKAIPGMISQKLGIPLTVATYKGKPVILEGGAIDSNGKGSLLTSEECLLHPSVQVRNPGFTKTDYEAVFQEYLGVSNIIWLGNGILGDDTHGHIDDLCRFVNPDTIITVTESNKKDKNYKALKDNLERLKNATLENGKSPNIVELPMPQKLMFEDLRLPASYANFLIINGAVLVPVFNDPNDRIALNILADCFPKRDIIGISAIDLIWGFGTLHCLSQQIY, encoded by the coding sequence ATGGAAGCTACACGTAGATTTCCCGCCGAATGGGAAAAACAAAAAGGTATATTACTTTGTTTTCCTGAAAATGGCAATGACTGGCCAGGAAAATATCATGCTATCCAATGGGTATTTGTAGAATTTATTAAAAAAGTAGCGCAATACGAGACTGTTTATCTTGTGGTTGCTAATAATAAGCTTAAAGAAAAGGTATCGGATAGGCTGGAAAGAGCCCATGTGCAGCTGGAAAATATTCAATTTATTATTCAGAAAACCAACCGAAGCTGGATGAGGGATTCAGGCCCAATAATTGTTGAATCTGCTGATAAAACAACTGAAGCTATTAATTTTAATTTTAATGGCTGGGCAAAATATAAAAACTATCATCTGGATAAAGCGATACCAGGAATGATCTCGCAAAAATTAGGTATTCCTTTAACCGTAGCTACCTATAAAGGAAAGCCCGTGATCTTAGAAGGCGGTGCAATAGATTCTAATGGAAAAGGTTCCCTCCTAACTTCTGAAGAGTGTTTACTTCATCCTAGTGTACAGGTAAGAAATCCCGGGTTTACTAAAACAGATTATGAAGCCGTCTTTCAGGAATATCTTGGAGTGTCTAATATTATTTGGCTTGGCAACGGCATTTTAGGCGACGATACCCATGGGCATATTGACGATCTTTGCCGATTTGTAAATCCAGATACCATTATCACTGTGACAGAATCGAATAAGAAAGATAAGAATTATAAAGCTTTGAAAGACAATCTGGAACGATTAAAAAATGCGACGCTGGAAAATGGTAAGTCTCCAAATATTGTTGAACTCCCTATGCCCCAAAAGCTGATGTTTGAAGATTTACGCTTGCCAGCCAGTTATGCTAACTTTTTAATTATTAACGGTGCTGTTTTAGTCCCTGTTTTCAATGATCCTAACGACAGGATTGCTTTAAATATTTTAGCCGACTGCTTTCCTAAAAGAGATATCATTGGTATTAGTGCTATAGACCTTATTTGGGGGTTTGGAACCCTGCATTGCCTTAGTCAGCAAATCTATTAA
- a CDS encoding universal stress protein: MINILLPTDFSENSWNAMVYGVNFFSQSEVHFHVSHILDETGTDVEFNNKKALTEVQAFLTRLRKIAHPKFHKFSFSIQQTSFISGIRKIIEDGKIHLVIMGTRGANLNQQSLVGKNSTAVISRIKCPILVVPEEATYKKPENIAFPTDFYVTYKTKILRGLKLISNCHQSKLKVLYYAKKPEALTDSQKSNRDFLKEQLSDIHHGFYYSINDSLEDALQLFIKSKEVQLIMMMGKNLNFFDQLLFYPVSEAPKYFKKIPFFVLHE, from the coding sequence ATGATTAATATTCTTTTACCAACAGATTTTTCAGAAAATTCCTGGAATGCAATGGTTTATGGCGTTAATTTTTTCAGTCAGAGTGAGGTTCATTTTCACGTTTCCCATATTTTAGATGAAACTGGAACAGATGTAGAATTTAATAATAAAAAGGCTTTAACTGAAGTTCAGGCCTTTTTAACCCGACTACGGAAAATAGCCCATCCTAAATTTCATAAATTTTCTTTTTCTATACAGCAAACCTCATTTATTTCGGGGATAAGAAAAATAATTGAAGACGGTAAAATTCATCTTGTCATTATGGGAACCCGTGGCGCTAATTTAAATCAGCAATCCCTGGTTGGAAAAAATAGTACAGCCGTAATTTCACGTATAAAATGCCCAATTTTAGTAGTTCCAGAAGAAGCTACTTATAAAAAACCTGAAAATATAGCTTTCCCCACCGATTTTTATGTTACCTATAAAACCAAAATTTTACGAGGCCTAAAGCTTATAAGCAATTGCCATCAGTCTAAACTTAAAGTACTTTACTATGCTAAGAAACCCGAAGCCCTTACAGATTCGCAAAAATCAAACAGAGATTTTTTAAAGGAACAATTGTCTGATATTCATCATGGCTTTTATTACAGTATTAATGATTCTCTAGAAGATGCCCTGCAGCTATTTATAAAAAGCAAGGAAGTACAGCTTATAATGATGATGGGAAAGAATCTTAATTTTTTTGATCAATTATTATTTTATCCTGTTTCTGAAGCCCCAAAGTATTTCAAGAAGATTCCGTTTTTTGTACTGCATGAATAA
- a CDS encoding PAS domain-containing sensor histidine kinase, with protein MKNFEAINKQTFGVLFNAVSEGIIVVDTNQIIVASNESANTIFGYDEGELKGKHLDILIPKKKHAIHHVHMEKFLQHVSPRQMGQGRDLFGTRKDGTNFPVEVGLNPFKLEDDHYVMAMVIDITLRKNQEREILMLNTQLESRIEQRTSELQKAVEDLEDEVIKRKAAENKIKESLRKERELNELKTKFLSMVSHEFKTPLTGILTSTTLIGKYTESEQQQKREKHLKTITGKVKYLNNILDDFLSVERLETGKVSYKYSYFPLTKTLNEVIYDANMLLKEGQEILYPKQIDDIVLYFDEKILELILSNLINNAIKYSPEHSVIEVEAYEEGEMVHVCIKDQGIGIPENEQKYIFNRYFRAENALTNQGTGIGLNIIKSHLENVGGSISFKSKQHLGSTFHIQIPKK; from the coding sequence ATGAAGAATTTCGAAGCGATAAACAAGCAAACGTTTGGTGTTTTATTTAATGCGGTTTCCGAAGGGATTATAGTTGTAGATACCAATCAGATTATTGTGGCCTCCAATGAATCAGCTAATACTATTTTTGGTTATGATGAAGGAGAATTAAAAGGAAAACATCTTGACATTTTAATTCCAAAGAAAAAACATGCGATTCATCATGTACACATGGAGAAATTCTTGCAGCATGTGAGTCCGCGACAAATGGGGCAGGGTAGGGACCTTTTTGGAACAAGAAAAGATGGAACCAATTTTCCTGTAGAGGTAGGGCTTAATCCTTTTAAGTTAGAGGATGATCACTATGTAATGGCTATGGTAATTGATATTACACTTCGTAAAAATCAGGAACGTGAAATTTTAATGCTTAATACCCAGTTAGAGTCGAGGATTGAGCAGCGTACCAGCGAATTACAAAAAGCGGTAGAAGATTTAGAGGATGAAGTGATTAAAAGAAAGGCTGCCGAGAATAAGATAAAAGAATCCTTACGTAAAGAGCGGGAATTAAACGAATTAAAGACCAAATTCCTCTCGATGGTATCACATGAGTTTAAAACTCCTTTAACCGGGATATTAACCTCTACCACTCTTATTGGAAAATATACCGAGAGCGAGCAACAGCAGAAGAGAGAAAAGCATTTAAAAACCATCACAGGGAAAGTAAAGTACCTTAATAATATTTTAGATGATTTTTTATCTGTAGAGCGTTTGGAGACCGGAAAAGTATCCTATAAATATTCCTATTTTCCACTTACCAAAACCCTTAACGAAGTCATTTATGATGCTAATATGTTACTAAAGGAAGGGCAGGAAATCCTGTATCCAAAGCAAATTGATGATATCGTTTTATATTTTGATGAAAAGATTTTAGAGCTTATTTTAAGTAACCTTATCAATAACGCCATAAAATATTCACCAGAGCATTCCGTTATTGAAGTTGAAGCCTATGAGGAAGGTGAAATGGTTCACGTTTGTATAAAGGATCAGGGAATAGGGATTCCTGAAAACGAACAAAAATATATTTTTAATCGTTATTTTAGAGCAGAGAATGCGCTAACTAATCAAGGTACAGGTATTGGTTTAAACATCATCAAAAGTCATTTGGAAAACGTGGGAGGAAGCATTAGTTTTAAAAGTAAACAGCACCTGGGAAGTACCTTTCATATACAAATTCCAAAAAAGTAA